The following are encoded in a window of Etheostoma cragini isolate CJK2018 chromosome 7, CSU_Ecrag_1.0, whole genome shotgun sequence genomic DNA:
- the frmd4bb gene encoding FERM domain-containing protein 4B isoform X2, whose product MTEGRLCQVQLLDDRKLELLVQPKLLSYELLDLVSSHFNLKEKEFFGLAFYDDNGQRKWLQMDRRVLEHDFSKKPGPIALHFLVRFYVENITQLKDIITVELFFLNAKSAVYNGIIEVESENVFKLAANALQEAKGDYTSDENTRGELKKLPALPTKVLKEHPSLAYCEDRVIEHYKPLKGVSRGQAIVQYLTLVESLPTYGVHYYEVKDKQGIPWWLGISYKGIGQYDLQDKLKPRKLYQWKQLENLYFREKKFAVEVNDPHRRAVTKRTFGQTALLIHTWYASHSLIKTIWVMAISQHQFYLDRKQTKTKLGIARSVEEIAMDLTEHGGAKIHRLGDTGLKNNFITASNGSLVSTGSADSEMSEEQKKEKLSELRKKEQDIQDILAKKTKELKKICLREAELTGKLPKEYPLSSGERPPHVRRRVGTAFKLDDLFPYNEDPFLRNLESRFALQRKIVEAAKKLANESELCKTVKKKRRRNCLDAMQKLQQIEDEMNQYRIKKGKTPTQRASVIIADELIRSDCSSLSSLPLDDDDSDGVSQRPRSRSVQGSPQLSPMRSLGAEYDVERRKGSPRENHQNKNHSRLAFEGQDASHYYQNAREVSSTHSSPYKTLPRPPRDPYSMPPTPVMTRNAYSSSQLRSEGSPHSFRHRSGSLESQPQLRKDTDAEKPVFMLSPAHRSNSSEVLEDCLSYTSQSSLDYCGAANSHYSTLDSRTSTMHRLHRKVEVYGNTGSMPNLVQHHSGCSYSCETSPHYAPSAYYVDGYPCPDMEPYSNGAYVYENEVEGHYNVNPSYQINGYHGHDRFRNYSSDRADSLSQNPYATVRPPRNREGPRNELLAKNMQKALVAEHLKGWYHRSRGPREGGRGMLAGYDFDSGSQLSLGYQTMPAAFSHSSRTTSFSSVSSVESTGNWRNQLAVGLTEYDSPDTPQYPHPGVPASPYNRSPSHSRFYLDGSYMSIR is encoded by the exons ATGACCGAGGGCAGACTGTGCCAAGTGCAGCTGCTGGATGACAGGAAGCTCGAGCTGCTGGTTCAG CCCAAGCTGCTGTCGTATGAACTCCTCGACTTGGTTTCCTCCCACTTCAACCTCAAAGAGAAGGAATTCTTTGGACTCGCATTTTATGATGACAA TGGTCAACGTAAGTGGTTGCAGATGGACCGCAGGGTTCTTGAGCACGACTTTTCGAAGAAGCCCGGGCCCATTGCCCTCCACTTCCTGGTCAG GTTTTATGTAGAAAACATAACACAGCTTAAGGATATCATAACGGTGGAGTTATTCTTCCTGAATGCAAAATCTGCTGTCTACAAT GGGATTATAGAAGTGGAAAGTGAGAACGTCTTCAAATTAGCTGCCAATGCTTTGCAG GAGGCAAAGGGAGACTACACAAG TGATGAAAACACTAGAGGGGAGTTGAAGAAACTACCAGCTCTGCCCACCAAAGTACTCAAGGAACACCCATCCCTTGCATACTG TGAGGATCGAGTAATCGAACATTACAAACCGCTGAAAGGAGTCTCCCGAGGACAGGCCATTGTGCA GTATTTGACGTTAGTGGAATCCTTGCCCACGTACGGCGTGCATTATTATGAAGTAAAG GATAAACAAGGGATCCCGTGGTGGCTTGGAATCAGCTATAAGGGCATCGGCCAGTATGACCTGCAGGACAAATTAAAACCTCGAAAG CTTTATCAGTGGAAGCAACTGGAAAACTTGTACTTTCGAGAGAAGAAATTTGCTGTTGAAGTTAATGATCCACACAG GAGAGCAGTAACCAAGCGGACCTTTGGGCAGACGGCCCTACTCATCCACACATGGTATGCCAGCCATTCTCTGATCAAAACCATCTGGGTCATGGCTATTAGCCAGCACCAGTTCTACCTAGACAGAAAGCAAACCAAA ACTAAATTAGGAATAGCAAGAAGTGTGGAGGAAATTGCCATGGATCTCACAGAGCACGGAGGTGCAAAAATACACAGACTGGGAGACACAGGCCTGAAGAATAACTTCATAACTGCCAGCAATGGCAGCCTGGTGTCTACAG GTTCAGCAGACTCTGAAATGAGTGAAGagcagaagaaagagaaactcTCTGAGCTGAGGAAAAAAGAGCAGGACATCCAAGATATTTTGgccaagaaaacaaaagaactgAAGAAGATTTGCCTGAGAGAGGCG gagCTAACTGGCAAGCTGCCGAAAGAATATCCCCTCTCTTCAGGTGAAAGGCCGCCGCATGTAAGACGGCGAGTTGGCACTGCTTTCAAGTTAGATGACCTTTTCCCCTACAATGAG GATCCCTTCCTGAGGAACCTGGAGAGCAGATTTGCCCTGCAGCGAAAGATTGTGGAGGCGGCTAAGAAGCTCGCAAATGAGTCAGAACTGTGCAAAACcgtgaagaagaaaaggaggagaaactGTTTGGATGCCATGCAAAAACTCCAGCAGATAGAGGATGAGATGAACCAGTATAGAATCAAGAAGGGGAAAACGCCCACACAGCGGGCCTCGGTGATCATTGCAG aTGAACTCATCCGATCAGACTGCAGCTCGCTGTCCAGTCTCCCACTGGATGATG ATGACTCAGACGGTGTCAGTCAGAGGCCACGGTCACGGTCGGTCCAAGGTTCCCCTCAGCTCAGTCCGATGAGATCGCTGGGAGCAGAATACGATGTGGAAAGACGAAAGGGATCTCCGAGGGAAAATCACCAAAACAAGAACCACAGCCG ATTAGCTTTTGAAGGCCAGGATGCTTCCCACTACTACCAGAATGCAAGAGAGGTGTCCTCCACCCACAGTAGTCCTTATAAAACCCTTCCCAGACCTCCTAGAGATCCATACAGCATGCCTCCCACCCCGGTTATGACCCGCAATGCCTACAGCAGCAGCCAGCTCAG GTCGGAGGGGTCTCCTCATAGCTTCAGGCACCGCAGCGGGAGTCTGGAGTCGCAGCCCCAGCTAAGAAAAGACACAGACGCCGAGAAGCCTGTCTTTATGTTGTCACCAGCCCACCGCAGCAACAGCTCAGAGGTGTTAGAGGATTGCTTGTCCTACACCAGCCAGTCCAGTCTGGACTACTGCGGGGCGGCCAACTCCCACTACAGTACACTGGACTCCCGAACCTCAACCATGCATCGTCTCCACAGGAAGGTGGAAGTGTATGGAAAtactgggagtatgcccaacctgGTCCAGCACCATTCTGGTTGTAGTTATTCATGTGAGACCTCACCACACTATGCACCCAGTGCCTACTACGTCGACGGCTACCCTTGCCCGGACATGGAGCCTTACTCCAACGGTGCCTACGTGTATGAGAATGAAGTAGAAGGCCACTACAACGTCAACCCTTCCTACCAAATAAATGGGTATCATGGACATGACAGATTCAGGAATTACAGCAGTGACCGGGCAGATAGTCTTTCCCAGAATCCCTACGCAACAGTGAGGCCGCCGCGGAACAGAGAGGGGCCCAGGAATGAGCTGTTGGCCAAGAATATGCAGAAGGCCCTGGTGGCGGAGCATCTAAAAGGCTGGTACCACCGTAGCAGGGGCCccagggagggaggaagggggaTGCTGGCTGGATATGACTTCGACAGCGGCTCTCAGCTCAGCCTGGGCTACCAGACCATGCCAGCGGCCTTCAGCCACTCCAGCAGAACCACTTCCTTTTCATCAG TGTCCTCGGTGGAAAGCACAGGTAACTGGCGCAACCAGCTGGCAGTGGGCCTGACCGAGTACGATTCACCCGACACACCTCAGTACCCACACCCTGGGGTGCCTGCTTCTCCTTACAACCGCAGTCCCTCACACAGCAG ATTTTACCTGGATGGAAGCTACATGAGCATCCGCTGA
- the frmd4bb gene encoding FERM domain-containing protein 4B isoform X3 produces MTEGRLCQVQLLDDRKLELLVQPKLLSYELLDLVSSHFNLKEKEFFGLAFYDDNGQRKWLQMDRRVLEHDFSKKPGPIALHFLVRFYVENITQLKDIITVELFFLNAKSAVYNGIIEVESENVFKLAANALQEAKGDYTSDENTRGELKKLPALPTKVLKEHPSLAYCEDRVIEHYKPLKGVSRGQAIVQYLTLVESLPTYGVHYYEVKDKQGIPWWLGISYKGIGQYDLQDKLKPRKLYQWKQLENLYFREKKFAVEVNDPHRRAVTKRTFGQTALLIHTWYASHSLIKTIWVMAISQHQFYLDRKQTKTKLGIARSVEEIAMDLTEHGGAKIHRLGDTGLKNNFITASNGSLVSTGSADSEMSEEQKKEKLSELRKKEQDIQDILAKKTKELKKICLREAELTGKLPKEYPLSSGERPPHVRRRVGTAFKLDDLFPYNEDPFLRNLESRFALQRKIVEAAKKLANESELCKTVKKKRRRNCLDAMQKLQQIEDEMNQYRIKKGKTPTQRASVIIADELIRSDCSSLSSLPLDDDDSDGVSQRPRSRSVQGSPQLSPMRSLGAEYDVERRKGSPRENHQNKNHSRSEGSPHSFRHRSGSLESQPQLRKDTDAEKPVFMLSPAHRSNSSEVLEDCLSYTSQSSLDYCGAANSHYSTLDSRTSTMHRLHRKVEVYGNTGSMPNLVQHHSGCSYSCETSPHYAPSAYYVDGYPCPDMEPYSNGAYVYENEVEGHYNVNPSYQINGYHGHDRFRNYSSDRADSLSQNPYATVRPPRNREGPRNELLAKNMQKALVAEHLKGWYHRSRGPREGGRGMLAGYDFDSGSQLSLGYQTMPAAFSHSSRTTSFSSVSSVESTGNWRNQLAVGLTEYDSPDTPQYPHPGVPASPYNRSPSHSRFPPENRVSDTMPKKSESVEVVGSEATSTDTPSGNHSST; encoded by the exons ATGACCGAGGGCAGACTGTGCCAAGTGCAGCTGCTGGATGACAGGAAGCTCGAGCTGCTGGTTCAG CCCAAGCTGCTGTCGTATGAACTCCTCGACTTGGTTTCCTCCCACTTCAACCTCAAAGAGAAGGAATTCTTTGGACTCGCATTTTATGATGACAA TGGTCAACGTAAGTGGTTGCAGATGGACCGCAGGGTTCTTGAGCACGACTTTTCGAAGAAGCCCGGGCCCATTGCCCTCCACTTCCTGGTCAG GTTTTATGTAGAAAACATAACACAGCTTAAGGATATCATAACGGTGGAGTTATTCTTCCTGAATGCAAAATCTGCTGTCTACAAT GGGATTATAGAAGTGGAAAGTGAGAACGTCTTCAAATTAGCTGCCAATGCTTTGCAG GAGGCAAAGGGAGACTACACAAG TGATGAAAACACTAGAGGGGAGTTGAAGAAACTACCAGCTCTGCCCACCAAAGTACTCAAGGAACACCCATCCCTTGCATACTG TGAGGATCGAGTAATCGAACATTACAAACCGCTGAAAGGAGTCTCCCGAGGACAGGCCATTGTGCA GTATTTGACGTTAGTGGAATCCTTGCCCACGTACGGCGTGCATTATTATGAAGTAAAG GATAAACAAGGGATCCCGTGGTGGCTTGGAATCAGCTATAAGGGCATCGGCCAGTATGACCTGCAGGACAAATTAAAACCTCGAAAG CTTTATCAGTGGAAGCAACTGGAAAACTTGTACTTTCGAGAGAAGAAATTTGCTGTTGAAGTTAATGATCCACACAG GAGAGCAGTAACCAAGCGGACCTTTGGGCAGACGGCCCTACTCATCCACACATGGTATGCCAGCCATTCTCTGATCAAAACCATCTGGGTCATGGCTATTAGCCAGCACCAGTTCTACCTAGACAGAAAGCAAACCAAA ACTAAATTAGGAATAGCAAGAAGTGTGGAGGAAATTGCCATGGATCTCACAGAGCACGGAGGTGCAAAAATACACAGACTGGGAGACACAGGCCTGAAGAATAACTTCATAACTGCCAGCAATGGCAGCCTGGTGTCTACAG GTTCAGCAGACTCTGAAATGAGTGAAGagcagaagaaagagaaactcTCTGAGCTGAGGAAAAAAGAGCAGGACATCCAAGATATTTTGgccaagaaaacaaaagaactgAAGAAGATTTGCCTGAGAGAGGCG gagCTAACTGGCAAGCTGCCGAAAGAATATCCCCTCTCTTCAGGTGAAAGGCCGCCGCATGTAAGACGGCGAGTTGGCACTGCTTTCAAGTTAGATGACCTTTTCCCCTACAATGAG GATCCCTTCCTGAGGAACCTGGAGAGCAGATTTGCCCTGCAGCGAAAGATTGTGGAGGCGGCTAAGAAGCTCGCAAATGAGTCAGAACTGTGCAAAACcgtgaagaagaaaaggaggagaaactGTTTGGATGCCATGCAAAAACTCCAGCAGATAGAGGATGAGATGAACCAGTATAGAATCAAGAAGGGGAAAACGCCCACACAGCGGGCCTCGGTGATCATTGCAG aTGAACTCATCCGATCAGACTGCAGCTCGCTGTCCAGTCTCCCACTGGATGATG ATGACTCAGACGGTGTCAGTCAGAGGCCACGGTCACGGTCGGTCCAAGGTTCCCCTCAGCTCAGTCCGATGAGATCGCTGGGAGCAGAATACGATGTGGAAAGACGAAAGGGATCTCCGAGGGAAAATCACCAAAACAAGAACCACAGCCG GTCGGAGGGGTCTCCTCATAGCTTCAGGCACCGCAGCGGGAGTCTGGAGTCGCAGCCCCAGCTAAGAAAAGACACAGACGCCGAGAAGCCTGTCTTTATGTTGTCACCAGCCCACCGCAGCAACAGCTCAGAGGTGTTAGAGGATTGCTTGTCCTACACCAGCCAGTCCAGTCTGGACTACTGCGGGGCGGCCAACTCCCACTACAGTACACTGGACTCCCGAACCTCAACCATGCATCGTCTCCACAGGAAGGTGGAAGTGTATGGAAAtactgggagtatgcccaacctgGTCCAGCACCATTCTGGTTGTAGTTATTCATGTGAGACCTCACCACACTATGCACCCAGTGCCTACTACGTCGACGGCTACCCTTGCCCGGACATGGAGCCTTACTCCAACGGTGCCTACGTGTATGAGAATGAAGTAGAAGGCCACTACAACGTCAACCCTTCCTACCAAATAAATGGGTATCATGGACATGACAGATTCAGGAATTACAGCAGTGACCGGGCAGATAGTCTTTCCCAGAATCCCTACGCAACAGTGAGGCCGCCGCGGAACAGAGAGGGGCCCAGGAATGAGCTGTTGGCCAAGAATATGCAGAAGGCCCTGGTGGCGGAGCATCTAAAAGGCTGGTACCACCGTAGCAGGGGCCccagggagggaggaagggggaTGCTGGCTGGATATGACTTCGACAGCGGCTCTCAGCTCAGCCTGGGCTACCAGACCATGCCAGCGGCCTTCAGCCACTCCAGCAGAACCACTTCCTTTTCATCAG TGTCCTCGGTGGAAAGCACAGGTAACTGGCGCAACCAGCTGGCAGTGGGCCTGACCGAGTACGATTCACCCGACACACCTCAGTACCCACACCCTGGGGTGCCTGCTTCTCCTTACAACCGCAGTCCCTCACACAGCAG ATTTCCTCCAGAAAACAGAGTGTCCGACACAATGCCTAAAAAATCTGAGTCAGTTGAGGTGGTTGGCTCTGAGGCCACTAGTACAGATACACCATCAGGCAACCACTCTAGCACTTAA
- the frmd4bb gene encoding FERM domain-containing protein 4B isoform X1 codes for MTEGRLCQVQLLDDRKLELLVQPKLLSYELLDLVSSHFNLKEKEFFGLAFYDDNGQRKWLQMDRRVLEHDFSKKPGPIALHFLVRFYVENITQLKDIITVELFFLNAKSAVYNGIIEVESENVFKLAANALQEAKGDYTSDENTRGELKKLPALPTKVLKEHPSLAYCEDRVIEHYKPLKGVSRGQAIVQYLTLVESLPTYGVHYYEVKDKQGIPWWLGISYKGIGQYDLQDKLKPRKLYQWKQLENLYFREKKFAVEVNDPHRRAVTKRTFGQTALLIHTWYASHSLIKTIWVMAISQHQFYLDRKQTKTKLGIARSVEEIAMDLTEHGGAKIHRLGDTGLKNNFITASNGSLVSTGSADSEMSEEQKKEKLSELRKKEQDIQDILAKKTKELKKICLREAELTGKLPKEYPLSSGERPPHVRRRVGTAFKLDDLFPYNEDPFLRNLESRFALQRKIVEAAKKLANESELCKTVKKKRRRNCLDAMQKLQQIEDEMNQYRIKKGKTPTQRASVIIADELIRSDCSSLSSLPLDDDDSDGVSQRPRSRSVQGSPQLSPMRSLGAEYDVERRKGSPRENHQNKNHSRLAFEGQDASHYYQNAREVSSTHSSPYKTLPRPPRDPYSMPPTPVMTRNAYSSSQLRSEGSPHSFRHRSGSLESQPQLRKDTDAEKPVFMLSPAHRSNSSEVLEDCLSYTSQSSLDYCGAANSHYSTLDSRTSTMHRLHRKVEVYGNTGSMPNLVQHHSGCSYSCETSPHYAPSAYYVDGYPCPDMEPYSNGAYVYENEVEGHYNVNPSYQINGYHGHDRFRNYSSDRADSLSQNPYATVRPPRNREGPRNELLAKNMQKALVAEHLKGWYHRSRGPREGGRGMLAGYDFDSGSQLSLGYQTMPAAFSHSSRTTSFSSVSSVESTGNWRNQLAVGLTEYDSPDTPQYPHPGVPASPYNRSPSHSRFPPENRVSDTMPKKSESVEVVGSEATSTDTPSGNHSST; via the exons ATGACCGAGGGCAGACTGTGCCAAGTGCAGCTGCTGGATGACAGGAAGCTCGAGCTGCTGGTTCAG CCCAAGCTGCTGTCGTATGAACTCCTCGACTTGGTTTCCTCCCACTTCAACCTCAAAGAGAAGGAATTCTTTGGACTCGCATTTTATGATGACAA TGGTCAACGTAAGTGGTTGCAGATGGACCGCAGGGTTCTTGAGCACGACTTTTCGAAGAAGCCCGGGCCCATTGCCCTCCACTTCCTGGTCAG GTTTTATGTAGAAAACATAACACAGCTTAAGGATATCATAACGGTGGAGTTATTCTTCCTGAATGCAAAATCTGCTGTCTACAAT GGGATTATAGAAGTGGAAAGTGAGAACGTCTTCAAATTAGCTGCCAATGCTTTGCAG GAGGCAAAGGGAGACTACACAAG TGATGAAAACACTAGAGGGGAGTTGAAGAAACTACCAGCTCTGCCCACCAAAGTACTCAAGGAACACCCATCCCTTGCATACTG TGAGGATCGAGTAATCGAACATTACAAACCGCTGAAAGGAGTCTCCCGAGGACAGGCCATTGTGCA GTATTTGACGTTAGTGGAATCCTTGCCCACGTACGGCGTGCATTATTATGAAGTAAAG GATAAACAAGGGATCCCGTGGTGGCTTGGAATCAGCTATAAGGGCATCGGCCAGTATGACCTGCAGGACAAATTAAAACCTCGAAAG CTTTATCAGTGGAAGCAACTGGAAAACTTGTACTTTCGAGAGAAGAAATTTGCTGTTGAAGTTAATGATCCACACAG GAGAGCAGTAACCAAGCGGACCTTTGGGCAGACGGCCCTACTCATCCACACATGGTATGCCAGCCATTCTCTGATCAAAACCATCTGGGTCATGGCTATTAGCCAGCACCAGTTCTACCTAGACAGAAAGCAAACCAAA ACTAAATTAGGAATAGCAAGAAGTGTGGAGGAAATTGCCATGGATCTCACAGAGCACGGAGGTGCAAAAATACACAGACTGGGAGACACAGGCCTGAAGAATAACTTCATAACTGCCAGCAATGGCAGCCTGGTGTCTACAG GTTCAGCAGACTCTGAAATGAGTGAAGagcagaagaaagagaaactcTCTGAGCTGAGGAAAAAAGAGCAGGACATCCAAGATATTTTGgccaagaaaacaaaagaactgAAGAAGATTTGCCTGAGAGAGGCG gagCTAACTGGCAAGCTGCCGAAAGAATATCCCCTCTCTTCAGGTGAAAGGCCGCCGCATGTAAGACGGCGAGTTGGCACTGCTTTCAAGTTAGATGACCTTTTCCCCTACAATGAG GATCCCTTCCTGAGGAACCTGGAGAGCAGATTTGCCCTGCAGCGAAAGATTGTGGAGGCGGCTAAGAAGCTCGCAAATGAGTCAGAACTGTGCAAAACcgtgaagaagaaaaggaggagaaactGTTTGGATGCCATGCAAAAACTCCAGCAGATAGAGGATGAGATGAACCAGTATAGAATCAAGAAGGGGAAAACGCCCACACAGCGGGCCTCGGTGATCATTGCAG aTGAACTCATCCGATCAGACTGCAGCTCGCTGTCCAGTCTCCCACTGGATGATG ATGACTCAGACGGTGTCAGTCAGAGGCCACGGTCACGGTCGGTCCAAGGTTCCCCTCAGCTCAGTCCGATGAGATCGCTGGGAGCAGAATACGATGTGGAAAGACGAAAGGGATCTCCGAGGGAAAATCACCAAAACAAGAACCACAGCCG ATTAGCTTTTGAAGGCCAGGATGCTTCCCACTACTACCAGAATGCAAGAGAGGTGTCCTCCACCCACAGTAGTCCTTATAAAACCCTTCCCAGACCTCCTAGAGATCCATACAGCATGCCTCCCACCCCGGTTATGACCCGCAATGCCTACAGCAGCAGCCAGCTCAG GTCGGAGGGGTCTCCTCATAGCTTCAGGCACCGCAGCGGGAGTCTGGAGTCGCAGCCCCAGCTAAGAAAAGACACAGACGCCGAGAAGCCTGTCTTTATGTTGTCACCAGCCCACCGCAGCAACAGCTCAGAGGTGTTAGAGGATTGCTTGTCCTACACCAGCCAGTCCAGTCTGGACTACTGCGGGGCGGCCAACTCCCACTACAGTACACTGGACTCCCGAACCTCAACCATGCATCGTCTCCACAGGAAGGTGGAAGTGTATGGAAAtactgggagtatgcccaacctgGTCCAGCACCATTCTGGTTGTAGTTATTCATGTGAGACCTCACCACACTATGCACCCAGTGCCTACTACGTCGACGGCTACCCTTGCCCGGACATGGAGCCTTACTCCAACGGTGCCTACGTGTATGAGAATGAAGTAGAAGGCCACTACAACGTCAACCCTTCCTACCAAATAAATGGGTATCATGGACATGACAGATTCAGGAATTACAGCAGTGACCGGGCAGATAGTCTTTCCCAGAATCCCTACGCAACAGTGAGGCCGCCGCGGAACAGAGAGGGGCCCAGGAATGAGCTGTTGGCCAAGAATATGCAGAAGGCCCTGGTGGCGGAGCATCTAAAAGGCTGGTACCACCGTAGCAGGGGCCccagggagggaggaagggggaTGCTGGCTGGATATGACTTCGACAGCGGCTCTCAGCTCAGCCTGGGCTACCAGACCATGCCAGCGGCCTTCAGCCACTCCAGCAGAACCACTTCCTTTTCATCAG TGTCCTCGGTGGAAAGCACAGGTAACTGGCGCAACCAGCTGGCAGTGGGCCTGACCGAGTACGATTCACCCGACACACCTCAGTACCCACACCCTGGGGTGCCTGCTTCTCCTTACAACCGCAGTCCCTCACACAGCAG ATTTCCTCCAGAAAACAGAGTGTCCGACACAATGCCTAAAAAATCTGAGTCAGTTGAGGTGGTTGGCTCTGAGGCCACTAGTACAGATACACCATCAGGCAACCACTCTAGCACTTAA